Below is a genomic region from Persicimonas caeni.
GTCGCCGAGGACGATTCGGCTGCCAAAGTGGTCACCCGCGCCGGCCAAGAGTACGTGCTCAAAGCGGACAAAAAGACCGAGGAGTGGCACGTGATGCTGGTGCGTTCGAGCGACAAGGTCGACGGGGCGTTTGGGTGGCTCGAGGCCAACGAGTCGGCCCTGCAGCAGACCGTCGAGGATCTGATCGCCGAAGAGCGCGAGAAGCGCGAAGCGATTATCGCCGAGTTGATGAACAAAAAAGAGTAGGGCGGCGCGCTGACCGCCAACCTCGCTTCGAGCCGGAAGCACTACATGAGTGACGAAGAGCATATCCCAGATCTGACCAACGGTATCCAGCCGGTGGCCCCCGACGAAGAGACCAACGAGAACACCGGGCGATCGGTCTCGTTGTCGGCTTCGCAGGCTGCTCCGAGCGGCACCGGTACCGCCCCGCCGCAATCGACGCCGAAGAAGAAAAAGTCGGACGACCCCTTTATCGGTCGGCGGCTCAAGGGGACTTACGAGCTCGAAAAGAAGGTCGGCGAAGGCGGCATGGGTAACGTCTACGTGGCGACCCAGTACCCGCTCGAGCGTGAGGTCGCCGTCAAAATCCTCAAGCTCAGCGACAGCAACCCGGAGGGCGAGCACTACTTCATGCGGGAGGTGAAGGCGATCAATATGCTTCGCCACCCGAACATCATCAACGTCGTCGACTTCGGCAAAGATGAGCAGACCGGGACGCTGTTCCTGGTCATGGAGTTCCTGCCCGGGCAGACGCTCAAGCGGATCATCAAAAAGGAGTTTCCGCTCGACCCGGTCCGCATCTGTCAGATCGGCATTCAGACGCTCAATGCGCTCGAATCGGCTCACGAAGCGGGCATTGTCCACTGTGACCTCAAGCCGGCCAACATCATGGTCGAGCGCGTCGCCGGACAGAATGATTTCATCAAGGTCCTCGACTTCGGTATTGCCAAGGTCAAAGAGCCGGGGATGGAGGTCGGGCCGTATACCCAGCAAGGCAACATCGTCGGCACGTTCGACTACATGAGCCCCGAGCAGATCATGCGCAAAGATCTGGACGGGCGAAGTGACCTGTGGTCGCTGGGCGTCATCCTCTACGAGATGCTCACCCGCAAGCGGATCTTCCACGACAAAGACGCCGTCAGCATCATCGGCCGGGTCATGCAGATGCCGCTGCAGCCACCGTCGAGCCACGTCGACGGGGTGCCCAAGATCCTCGACCAGATCGTCATGAAGGCGATGGAGCGCAACCTCAACGAGCGCTTCAAGTCGGCCGACCACATGCGCAAGGCGCTGCAAAAAGCGGCGCGCCAGCTCGAGGAGCACGGGCCCGCCGGCGGCGGGTTCGACCTGTACGACGACACTGGCAACACGGGCGCGGGCACCGGCTCGCTGGCTGATAGCGGGCTGGTGCAGGGCCAGTCGGGTAACCTGCAGTCCTCGCAGATGCTGTCGCGCTCGGGCACGATGAACCGCACCGGTCATACGGGACCGGCCGACACCGGCGAGACAAGCGCCACGAGCGCCAGCGCGCTCTTTACTCGCTCGGGAAGCTTCGGCTCGGACACTGGCCGCATGGGCACGAGTGTGGCGGCGGGGACCTCGGTGCTCGACCAGACCTTCAGCGTCGAAGAGCTCAAGGGAAGCCTGCTCGGCGAGAAGCGTAAGGTCGCCGTGCTCGCCCTCAAGCAACGCTCGAAGAAACGCGAAGGGGTCGACGCTGAAGAGCTCGCCCGTCGAAGCCGCCAGGAGGCCGCCGTCGTCAAAGAAGTCGTCGACCATTTCGACGGCGAGATCGACAGCTTCTTGGGCGGTACGTTCACGATTTTGTTCGGTGCGCGTCGTGCGCGTGTCGGCGACAACGTGCGCGCCTTGGAATGTGCCGTCGAAATCCAGAAGCGGCTCCGCGAGCTGCCTCACGGCGCCGAGCATATCGGCATCGGCCTGGTCTACGGGGACGTCTCCATCTCGAAGGCCAAAGATGGAAATGCCTACGGCGACGCCATCGACCGCGCGATCTCCATCGCAGGCAAGTCGACGCAAGCGGCGGTCTACGCCGACGAATCGATCGCCGACGCCACGCGCTCGCAAGTCAAATTCGACGCGCCGCGAAATATCGGGGGCAAAGAGGCCGCCGAGGTTCTCAAGATCACCAAGACCGCGGCGACCATGGAGGCCGAGGATGAAGAGCTCGATGATCTCGACATCTACGTGCCTCGCCCGGGAGTCTACGACCAGCTTTCGCGCCGGGCGGCCGACGTCAAAAACAAGGTCGGCGGCGGCGTAGCCATCTTGGGCGAGATGGGCGTCGGTAAGTCGAAGTTTATCGAGAAATATGTCGAGGCCCAGGGCGACGGCAAGTGGCAGGCCTTCATGGTCGGCGAGGACGAATCGCAGCGCCAGCAAGCCCTGGCGCCGGTGCGTGTCTGGATCCGAAAGATCGCCGAGACCTACCGCGACCCATCGCGTTTGGTGCGCAAGGCCTGCGAGAGCATCGGCCTGACCCAGCACGTCGATGATGTGGTGGCGCTGTATCTCGAGAAAGACTTGAGCGGCCGTGAAATCACCGTGCCGTGGCACTCGCAGCAGGAGTTCTCGCACTTTACCGCTGCGCTGCTGCATAAAATGGTGCGCTTTGCCCTCAAGAAGGGGCCGGTGATTCTGGCTATCGACGACGTGCCGGTCGACGACGAGCCGACCGTCGAGTTTTTGGACGGGCTGATCTCGCGCATCCAGAAGATGCCGGTGATGGTGCTGGTGACGCGGCGGATCCACGCCTCGATTCGCGATCACGGACTTCCGGGGAACTTCGAGGTCTTGCAGCTCGGCGGTTTTACCGAGAGCGAGTCGAAGCAGTTCATCTCTCAGCTCTTGGGTCACACCCCGCCGATGCGCATGGTCCAGCAGCTCCATATGCGATCGAGCGGAAACCCGGTCTTCCTCAAGGAGCTCGTGCGCTCCATTCGGCGCAATTCGGGCCCCGAGGGCCTGATGGATATCGACGGACTCGACCAGGCCGGCGTGCCGCTGAGCCTGCACGAGCTTTTGGCCGAGCGAGTCGATAATCTGACCGACGAGTTACGCGACCTGTTGCGTTTGGCCTCGGTTCTGGGCGAGAGCTTCCGCGAGGAGTGGTTCTTCCAGATCACGCCGTCGCACCTCAATCCGCGACAAAACCTCGAGGAGCTCGTTGCGCATAATATGCTTTCGGCGCGCTACGACTCGGTGGGCCGCATCAATTTGGCGTTCAACCCGCGCGCTCTGCGCAAGATCGTCTACGATCGGCTGCCCGACGAGACGCGCATCGAGATTCACTCGCGTGTCATCGAGTTTTTGGAGAGTGCCCCCGAAGTGGCCGCGGTCGACCCCATTGAAGTGCCGCTGATGCTCGCCTTCCACTATCGCTCGGTCGAAGGCCTCGAAGGCGCGGCCTACTACCTGCGTCAGGGCGGCGAGATGCTGCTCGACTTTTACGATTACGCCGGCGCGATCGAGCACTTTGAAGAGGCGATTGATCTGCTCGACGAGTCCGGGACTGCGGCGACCGCCGAGGTGCGCGTCAAAGTGCAGACCCAGCTTCTGGTCGCGCTGCGCGAGTCGGGGCGCATCGAAGACGCCCAGCGCATGATCGAGGATCTTCCCGAGCTCGAGCATTTGCCCGAGGAATGCCACGACGACTTGCTCTACGAGATCGGCATGACCGGGCTCGAAGCGGGCAGCATCGACAAGAGCATCCACGCGCTGCAACGCCTCAACGAGCGCGCCGTCGAGAAGGGGGATCTGAAGTCCGAGGTCAAGGCGCTCTTGGCTATCGCTCAGGTCTTCGAGAAGCAGAACCAGCTCGGCCAAGCCGCCGACGTGCTCATCCAGGTGCCTCAAAAGGTCGAGCAGATCGGTCAACTCGACTTGAGCGACCCGGACGATCGCAAGCTGTTTTGGACCGCCTACAATCAATTGGGCACGTTGTTCATTCGCCAAAAGAACTTCCAGAAGGCCCAGCAATTCCTCAACACCGCCTTGCAGCGGGCGCAGCAAATCGAAGACCACCGCGGCCTGGTCCGCGTACTGTCGAACCTGGGCGCGCTGTGCCTGAGCATGCGTGACGTCAAACGTGCGGAAAACTACTTCGATAACGCCCGCAAGGCGGCCGAAGGTGTCGGCGATCTGCTCAACCAGAGCCGAATCTTGACCAACCAGGGCATCACCTCGATGCAGACCAACCAGCTCGAAAAGAGCAAAAAGTACTTCAAAAAGGCCCGCTCCATCGCCGAGGAGATCGGCTGGTACGAAGGCCTGGCCGAACTCTCCATCCACATCAAGCGCCTCAAGCAGGCGCTCGGCTAAACCCCAGCCTGGGCGCGCCACAACGCGCCAGCGTCCTCCCACTCCCGAGTTGCCAACACGGGCACGTGCTTAGCTTCGAGCGTGCCCGTCCCTCGAGCGACTGGCACGAGGTGCCGCCTGAACAGAGCCCTTTCGACGGGTTCACGGCGGCGTTTCGTCTACACATCCAAGAGCCGCACTGCCGACGCTGCGTCGGCACGGTTTCATTATAGATTGGAGGACCTTATGGCCTCGAAGCTTCGCATCGCACTGGTCTCACCCTTGGCCGAGAGCGTACCGCCCAACATGTACGGAGGCACCGAACGGGTGGTCTCGTATCTAGCCGAGGAATTGGTGGGGCAGGGCCACGACGTCACCCTCTTTGCGAGCGGGGACTCCGAGACGAGCGCCGAGCTGGTCGATTGCTGCCCCAAAGCGCTGCGCACCGATCCCGACTGCCAGGACCCGCTGGTCTGGCACATGATGATGCTCGAGAAGGTCTATGGGCGCATCGATGACTTCGATATCGTGCACAACCACGTGCACTACCTTCCTTATTCGGCGATGCGCCGGATGCACAAGCCGATCGTATCGACGATGCACGGGCGCATGGACCTGCCCGAGTACGGCCCGCTGTACAACGAATTCAACGACATGCCGCTGGTGTCGATCTCGTACAATCAGCGCCGCCCGCTGCCCCAGGCCAATTGGGTCCAAACGATCTACCACGGCTTACCGATCGACCTGTACGACTACGACCCGCTGGGCGGCGATTACTTGGCGTTTGTCGGTCGTGTGTCGCCCGAGAAAGGCTTGGCCGACGCCATCGAGGTGGCCAAGCAGACCGGAATGCCTCTCAAGATCGCCGCCAAGGTCGACGAGGCCGACCGCGCCTTCTTCGAGAGTCACATCGAGCCCAAGGTTGACGGCGACCTCATCGAGTTCGTCGGCGAGATCGGCGAAGATGAAAAGCGCGAGTTCTTGGGCAACGCCGCCGCGTTCATCTTCATGATCGATTGGCCCGAGCCGTTCGGACTGGCAATGATCGAGGCGATGGCCTGCGGCACCCCGGTGATCGCCCGACGCCGGGGCTCCATCCCCGAGGTGGTCGACCATGGCGTCTCCGGTTTTGTGTGCGACGGCGTCGACGACGCCATCGAGGCGGTCGAGCGTCTCGATACCCTCCAGCGCGGCACGGTGCGCGAGACCTTCGAGCGGCGCTTCTCGGCCCCGCGCATGGCTCGCGATTACGTGACCTGTTACCGCGAAGTGATGCTCAGCTACCACTCGGCGGCGCTGACCGGGGCGAGGATGCCCAGGCCGCGGGTACGCAGACAGTCGGGCGACGGCGCCTCGCCCTCCGAGCGCAGCGATCTGTTCCGCTGAATCACCGGTCCGATAACTCGACTCGAGTCGTTCATCGAAGTCCTACCAGAGGCCGTCGACGATGAAGGAAAAAGATTTCCATATCCTGACGACCAATTTGTTGAACACCGCGCGCACCCGGGTGCTCAAACACTCCAACCTGTTCGCGGTGTTCGACGAGGTCGGCGATATCATGTCTTGGGGCACCGGGGCGCACGGTCTCTACAATGACGACATGCGTCACCTGTCCAAGCTCGAGCTGCGGTTGTGGGGGCAAAAGCCGATCCTGCTCAGCTCGACGATCAAAGAGGACAACGCGCTGCTGACCGCCGACTTGACCAACCCCGAGCTCACCGAGCCGGACGCGCGCGTGCCCTCGGACACCATCCATATCCATCGCAGCAAATTCGTGACGGCGGATACCTGTCACGAGAAGATCAGGCTGCACAACTACAGTGACCAGCACATCTGCGTGCCGCTGTCGGTGCATTTTCTGGCCGACTTTGCCGACATGTTCGAGATCCGCGGCACCGAACGGGAGGCGCGCGGTGAGGTGCTCGAGCCCGAGGTGAGCGACGTCGACGTGGTTTATGCTTATGACGGTCTCGACGACGTGCGGCGCCTGACGCGCGTGACGTTCGTGCAGCGCCCCACCGACCTCAATGAAGGGCACGCCTACTTCGAGTTCGAGATCGCCCCGCACCAGCGCACCGAGTTGACCTACTCGGTGCAGTGCGCGTCGCATCCGCAAGATGATGCCAGCCAGTTCTATTTTGCGCGGCCGGCCGGCTATCGGCAGGCGCACGCCGAGTTGACCAATCGACTCGAGGACGAGCGCGTCGAGCGGTGCCGGTTGGACACCTCCAACGCCTTCTTCAACCACCTGGTCACCCGTGCCGACGCCGATCTGCAGATGCTCATCACCCAGACCGAGCACGGCGACTATCCCTACGCCGGAACCCCTTGGTTCAACACCATCTTCGGGCGCGACGGGCTGATCACGGCGTACCAGGTGCTCAACATCAACCCGCAGGTCGCCCGCGGCGTGCTCGGCTACTTGGCGGCCACGCAGGCCGACTTCTCGGACGCTGCGCGCGACGCCGAGCCGGGCAAGATCCTGCACGAGATCCGCCACGACGAGATGTCGAATACCGGCGAGGTGCCATTTCGCCACTACTACGGCAGCATCGACTCGACGCCGCTGTTCATCTCGCTGGCCGGCGCGTACTTGAGGCGCACCAACGACACCGAGTTCATCAAGGGGATCTGGCCGGCGATTCAAAACGGGATCGACTGGATCGACAACCACGGCGACCGCGATGGCGATGGCTACGTCGAGTATGGCCGTCGCACCGCCAAAGGTCTGCGGCAGCAGGGATGGAAGGATTCCGACGATTCGGTCTTCCACGCCGACGGTCGCCTGGCGGACGCGCCCATCGCCCTGTGCGAGGTGCAGGGATATGTGTACGCCGCGCGTCGTGCAGCCGCGATCGTGGCGAGCACGCTGGGTGAGGACGCCTATGCCGAGCAGCAGCACCGCGAGGCGGAGGCGTTGCGCGAGCGCTTCCAGAAAGACTTCTGGGACGAAGAGCTCGAGACGTTCGTGCTCGCCCTCGACGGCGAGAAGAACCCGTGTCGGGTGCGCTCCTCGAATGCCGGCCACTGCCTGTTGAGTGGCATCGCTTCGCCTCGGCAGGCCCAACTGATCGCGCGCCAGCTACTCAGCGACGATTTCTACACCGGCTGGGGCATTCGCACGATCCCGTCGACCGAGGCACGCTACAACCCCATCTCGTATCACAACGGATCGGTGTGGCCGCACGATAACACGATGATCGCCGCCGGCCTGGCTCGCTACGGGTTTAAAGCCGAGGCCGCGCGGGTGCTCGAGGGATTGTACGACGCGTCGCGTTACTTCGAGCTCAACCGCCTGCCCGAACTCTTCTGTGGCTTCGAGCGGCGCCCCAGCGAGGGCCCGACGCTGTATCCGGTGGCGTGTGCGCCGCAGGCGTGGGCCGCCGGCGGGGTCTCCTTGCTCATCGACTCGGTGCTGGGCCTCTTCATCGACGGGCGCGAGGGTCGCATCAAGCTGCACAACCCGCGGCTGCCGCCATTTTTGGAGACGCTTCGCATGCACCGCCTCAAGGTCGGCGACGCCGAGGTCGACTTGCTCTTCGAGCGCTACCAGGAGGACGTAGGCGTGCAGATTCTGCGACGACGTGGCAAAGTCGAAGTCATGGTGGTGAAGTAAGCTCCCGGGATGGGGAGCGTTCACGGGTGCTATGACTCGGATGGCCCATGGCCTCAGATCGTTCGCAGATGCACGAGTATTCTCCCGCGCGCCTGGTCGACTCGTTCGTCGAGCCGGGCAGCGTCGTCCTCTTTGTCGGCCGCCCCGGCAGCGGTAAGTCGACGCTGATGACGCGCATGGCGGATATCCTCGCCTCGCGCGACCAGCGCTTTCGAGCGATCTGCGCCGACCCGGGAAGCCCCGTCTTCGGGCCGCCGGGGGCCGTATCCCTGGCCGGGCGCGCCGATGAGGAGTGGTCGCTCGAGCGCCTCGAAGCGCTGGCCACGCTAAACGCCGGGCGATACCGACTGCCCGTCGTCACCGCCGTCCATAGGCTCAATCATCATCGGCTGACTGAACAGGTCGACGAGCAGACGCTGCTCGTCGACGCCCCGGGAGTCCATCGCGGCGTGGCCGCGCGCGAACTCTTACCGGCGCTCGCCGAGGCGTGCGGGGCGACGACGGCCATCGTACTCGCACCGGGCGCCGACGAGCCCGACGCGCTCGATGACCTGCGCGCGCTGGGCGTGCGCTGTGTGCACGTCCGACCTTCCCCGCATGCTTCTTCTGCCACGGGCAACCAACGCGCCGAGGCGCGCACCGCCCGCTGGGACGCCTACCTGCAAGACGCGACTACGATTCGCCTCGCCGCCGGTTTGCCTGTGACGGGCAGCCACCCGTCGCTCGACGACGCGCCCGCGTGGCCGGGTCGTCAACTCGGCCTGCTCGACGGGCAGGGCCGCACACTCGCCCTCGCCGAAATCGCCAAGTTCAACGGGGTCGAGTTCGTCTTGCGCGCGCCCCCCGTCGAGGTCGACCGCATCGCCGGCTTGGTGGCCCGTGACGCCCGCCGAAACGACCGCGGCCAGCTGCGCACCGCGTCCGACGCGACGAGCTCCGAGGCGCTGACCGCCAACGAGCCGGCCAGAGCGGTGCGCCTTGGCCCGGCCTTCGAGCAGCGCCCGCGCCCGATCATCGAAGTCGACCCGGGTGGAGCGATGTCGGCGCGCATCAGCTTTGCCGACGTCACCGTGGTCGGCGGCCTCTTCGAGGACCCCTGCGTGTATGCGCGTTTTCGGCATGGCAAGCGAGGGTTGCTCTTCGACATGGGCGAAGTGGGGCGGATGCCTCCCAAGCTTCTCCACCGCGTCTCCGACGCCTTCGTGACCCACGCTCACTTCGATCATTTCGCCGGCTTCGTCGACCTGGTGCGTCGCTGGGTGCACGTCAACGACACGTGCCGAGTTTGGGGGCCTCCGGGGCTGGCCGATCAGGTCGAGGCGATGGTGGGAGCCTTTACCTGGGACCGCATCGGCGAAGGGGAGGGCCCGACCTTTGTGGTGGGCGAGCTCGACGGCGACGAGCTTCGCCGCACCCGCATCGAGGCGGCCATCGGCGCGCGCGAGGACCTGGGCGTCGAGACGATCGAGGACGGCGAGTTGCTCGTCGAGCCGCGCTTTCGCGTGCGCGCCTGCTCGGTGGAACACGGCACGACCGTGCTCGCCTACGCGCTCGAGGAGACGAGTAACTACGCGGTGCGCTCCGACCGCCTCGAGGGGCGCTACGCGCCGGGCGATTGGCTCGGCGAGCTCAAGCAGAAGGCGGCGGTGGGCGCCGACGACGACCTCGTGGAGCTTCGCGACGGTTCGACCGAAGCGGTGGGCCGACTCGCCGAGCGACTGCTCATCGAGCGCCCGGGCGACAAGATTGTCTACGCGACCGACTTTGCAGATACCCAGACCAACCGCGAGCGCATCATATCTTTGGCGCAGGGGGCCAAGGTGCTCATCTGCGAGGCGTCCTTTCGACGCGACGACGCCGAGATCGCCGAGATGGCACGGCACCTGACGACGAAGGCCTGCGCGGAGATCGCCCGCGAGGCCAACGTCGAGCGGCTGGTGCCGTTTCATTTCTCGGCGCGCTACGAAGAGGCACCGGAGCTGCTGTACGCCGAGATTCTGGAGGTATTCCCAGACGTCATCATCCCGGCAGCCATTGCGCGGCGGTTGCGCTCTCAACTTCCTCAGACCAGCGAACGAGAGAGGACCGAACATGCCTGAACTCGCCTACCTCAACGAAATGATCGTACCCGTCGACGAGGCCAAAGTGCCCGTTCGAGACCGAGGTTTCATCTTCGGCGACGGGGTGTACGACGTCGCGCGGGTCTATGACGTCCGCCCCCACCGCCTGGGCGCGCATATCGAGCGACTGCGCCGGTGCGCCAGGCAGATCGAGCTGTGCGACATTCCCTCCGAGGCCGACCTCGAGCGTATCGTCGACGAACTCCTCGACGCGTCGGGGCTGAGCGACGCGATGCTCTACATGCAGCTCACCCGCGGTGCCGCGCCGCGCAAATCGGCCTATCCGGCCGAGACCCCTGCCACGCTCTTCGTCAGCGTCGAGCGCGTGCGCCGCGGCGCCGACAAGTTTCGCGACACGGGCGTCGAGGCAATTTTGGTCGAGGATATCCGCTGGGACCGCAACGACATCAAATCAATCAACCTGTTGCCCAAGGTCTTGATGGGGCAGCGCGCTCACAAGGCCGGGGTCTACGAGGCGCTCTACCACGACGCCGACGGGCACGTGTGGGAGGGGACGAGCACCAATCTCTTCGCCATCATCGACGGCGCGCTCCAAACGGCGCCGGAGGGGCCGAGGATTCTGTCGGGCACGACGCGACGTGACGTGCTCGAGTTGGCCGAGCGGCTCGGCTACGACTGCGAGCTTCGCCCGCTGACCGAAGAGCAACTGCGCTCGGCCGACGAACTCTTCGTCACCGGCACGCTCACCGAGGTGCAGGGCCTCGTAGCAGTCGACGGCACCGCCGTCGGCTCGGGCGAGGTCGGCTCGATCACGCGCGAGTTCCAAGAGGCGTACGACGAGTTGGTCGAGGATCGCCTGCGACAAATGTCATGACCACCGGCATGCTCATCGTGTTGGTCATCGTGGCGGTGGCCGTCGTGCTCTTCGTGTTCGAGCCGGTTCCCATCGACGTCACCGCGTTGCTGGTGCTCGTCCTGCTGGTACTGCTCGAGCCGTGGACGCAGATCGGACCCCTGGAGGCCGTCTCCGGGTTCTCCAACCCCGCCACCATCACCGTCTTGGCGATGCTGATCCTGAGCGAGGGCGTGCGCCGCACCGGCGTAGTCGAGAGCCTGGGGCGTCGACTCAGCAAAGTGGTGAACACGAGCGAGCGGCGCCACCTGGCCGCCACCATCGGCATGTCGGGGCCCATCTCCGGCTTGATGAACAACACTCCGGTCGTCGCGCTGCTGATGCCGGTGGTCAACGACATGGCCCACAAGGCCAAGATCTCGCCGTCGAAGCTGCTCCTGCCTCTGTCGTACGCCTCGATGCTCGGCGGCATGCTCACCCTCATCGGCACCTCGACGAATATCCTCGCCTCCGACCTGTCCGCGCGTCTGCTGGACCACCGCATGGGGATGTTCGAGTTCACCCATCTCGGCCTCATCGTGCTCGTCGTGGGCGCCGTGTACCTGATCTTTGCTGCGCCAAAGCTATTGCCCGAGCGCATCAAGCCCCGGGAGGATTATCTCGAGGAGTACGCCGTCGGGCCTTATCTGACGGAGGTCTGCGTAGGTGAAGACGCGCCGATGATCGGCCTGCGGGTGGGGAAGTGGCTCGAGATCCAGAAGCTGCGCGTCGACGTGCTCGCCTTGATTCGAGGCGACGAGAAATACGACCACCCGTATCGCGATAACACCCTTCAGCCGGGCGATATGCTCCTGGTGCACGCCAGCCGGCGCCGCCTCGACGAGCTGATGGCCGTCGAAGGCATCGACGCGCTCACCTCCCCGGAGCTGACGCCCGACGAAATCATCACCGCGGGCGACTTCAACAGCGTCGTCGAACTCGTCATCCCCTCCGGGTCGCGCCTCGAGGGGCAGGCGGTCGCCGAGTCGAAGATCGCCGAACGCTTCGACGCCTTTATCCTGGCCATTCGACGCGGCGGCGAGACCATCCGAGAGCGTCTCAGCCGCCAGACCTTGGCCGGCGGCGATACGCTGTTGGTGCAGACGACCCCCGAGGGCGTCGAGACGATGCAGCGAAGCCAGGACGTCGTCGTGCTCGTCAAGCAGGAGCGCGAGGCGTTCCGGCGAGAGAAGCGCCCGTGGATGTACGCTATTATCCTCGGCGTCATCGGCTTTGCAGCCGCAGACCTCGTCCCCATCGTCGTCAGCGCACTCGCCGGCGTCGTCGCCATGGTGCTGACCGGCGTGCTTCGCCCCTCCGAGATGTACGCCGCGGTCGACTGGCGCGTGATCTTCTTACTCGCCGGCATCATCCCGCTGGGCATCGCGCTCGAACAAACCGGCACCGCTTCGTACTTGGGCCAACTGCTCGCCTCCAGCGCCTATGTCCTGCCCACGATCGTCGTCCTCTGGCTCTTCTACATCGCCACCGGACTGATCACCGAGGTCATCAGCAACAACGCCAGCGTCCTGTTGATGATCCCGGTCGCCGTCGAGACCGCCGGCTATATCGACGCCAACCCCTTCGCCTTCG
It encodes:
- a CDS encoding aminotransferase class IV, whose translation is MPELAYLNEMIVPVDEAKVPVRDRGFIFGDGVYDVARVYDVRPHRLGAHIERLRRCARQIELCDIPSEADLERIVDELLDASGLSDAMLYMQLTRGAAPRKSAYPAETPATLFVSVERVRRGADKFRDTGVEAILVEDIRWDRNDIKSINLLPKVLMGQRAHKAGVYEALYHDADGHVWEGTSTNLFAIIDGALQTAPEGPRILSGTTRRDVLELAERLGYDCELRPLTEEQLRSADELFVTGTLTEVQGLVAVDGTAVGSGEVGSITREFQEAYDELVEDRLRQMS
- a CDS encoding SLC13 family permease — protein: MTTGMLIVLVIVAVAVVLFVFEPVPIDVTALLVLVLLVLLEPWTQIGPLEAVSGFSNPATITVLAMLILSEGVRRTGVVESLGRRLSKVVNTSERRHLAATIGMSGPISGLMNNTPVVALLMPVVNDMAHKAKISPSKLLLPLSYASMLGGMLTLIGTSTNILASDLSARLLDHRMGMFEFTHLGLIVLVVGAVYLIFAAPKLLPERIKPREDYLEEYAVGPYLTEVCVGEDAPMIGLRVGKWLEIQKLRVDVLALIRGDEKYDHPYRDNTLQPGDMLLVHASRRRLDELMAVEGIDALTSPELTPDEIITAGDFNSVVELVIPSGSRLEGQAVAESKIAERFDAFILAIRRGGETIRERLSRQTLAGGDTLLVQTTPEGVETMQRSQDVVVLVKQEREAFRREKRPWMYAIILGVIGFAAADLVPIVVSALAGVVAMVLTGVLRPSEMYAAVDWRVIFLLAGIIPLGIALEQTGTASYLGQLLASSAYVLPTIVVLWLFYIATGLITEVISNNASVLLMIPVAVETAGYIDANPFAFVLAVMFAASTAFLGPVGYQTNLFVYGPGGYRVSDFVRLGAPLQLVMSVVTVGGIALFWGV